The following are from one region of the Arachis duranensis cultivar V14167 chromosome 10, aradu.V14167.gnm2.J7QH, whole genome shotgun sequence genome:
- the LOC107468974 gene encoding uncharacterized protein LOC107468974 — protein MMSRKYCWVIRRYNGSHTCTRATISQDHSKLDSLTIAEAIKPLVEADPSLKVKSVIAEVQSKFNYTVSYRKACLAKQRAVEKIFGGWEASYEALPIWFEAMCHKEPSTVIHFETMPAYQGDDLVGDIRILHRVFWSYYPCIRAFRHCKPVVQVDGTHLYGKYKGCLLVAVSQDGNNNIVPIAFAIVEGETSDAWHFFLSNLHQHVVTRDGVGLISDRHESINAAVERRYSRTVREYELRYQRLRERGEAYTNWLNRIPREQYALPFDGGYRWGHMTTNLVECINSVLKGARNLPITALVKATFYRLNELFTRKRAEAEARISAGHVFSDVVTSKLHANQLASGNIQVSCFDRLNEVFEVREMPSGLEFAVDLRGLRCDCGEFQVDRIPCRHVFACCANQRLDWKLYVHDVYKMDQIRRVYRARFRPLGNPTTWPAYNGPRFVPNPYLRRVTKGHPKMTRFLNEMDTRMLRRPRRCRLCGAEGHSRSRCRQSAGANAGGDAQ, from the exons ATGATGAGCAGGAAGTACTGTTGGGTTATAAGGAGGTATAATGGTAGTCACACATGTACCCGAGCCACCATTTCACAAGATCATTCGAAGCTGGATTCTCTCACAATTGCAGAAGCGATAAAGCCATTGGTTGAGGCGGACCCCTCCTTAAAGGTAAAGTCGGTCATAGCAGAAGTGCAATCGAAGTTTAACTACACCGTTAGTTATCGAAAAGCATGCCTGGCTAAGCAAAGGGcagtagaaaaaatatttggaggtTGGGAAGCATCGTATGAAGCGTTGCCTATATGGTTTGAGGCCATGTGTCATAAGGAGCCATCAACTGTTATCCATTTTGAGACTATGCCTGCATATCAAGGCGATGACTTGGTGGGTGATATTCGAATACTGCATCGAGTATTTTGGAGTTATTACCCCTGTATTAGGGCATTCAGACATTGTAAACCAGTTGTGCAGGTGGATGGGACTCACTTGTATGGAAAGTATAAGGGTTGTCTGCTAGTGGCAGTTTCACAAGATGGCAACAACAATATTGTCCCAATTGCGTTTGCTATTGTGGAGGGAGAGACTTCTGATGCATGGCACTTTTTCCTAAGTAACCTTCATCAACATGTTGTCACTCGGGATGGTGTTGGTCTAATATCCGACCGACACGAATCCATCAATGCAGCTGTGGAACGCA GATATTCAAGGACGGTGCGGGAGTACGAACTGCGTTACCAGCGATTACGGGAACGGGGCGAAGCGTATACAAACTGGTTAAACCGAATTCCTCGCGAACAGTATGCATTGCCATTTGATGGTGGATACCGATGGGGTCACATGACGACGAATCTTGTGGAATGCATCAATTCAGTGTTGAAGGGTGCACGCAATCTGCCAATAACTGCTCTTGTGAAGGCAACATTCTACAGGCTAAACGAGTTGTTCACCCGAAAAAGAGCGGAGGCAGAAGCGCGGATTAGTGCTGGCCATGTGTTCTCTGATGTCGTGACCTCGAAGTTGCATGCAAACCAGCTTGCATCGGGAAACATTCAGGTCAGTTGCTTTGACCGCCTGAATGAGGTCTTTGAGGTGCGTGAGATGCCAAGTGGACTGGAGTTTGCAGTCGATCTACGAGGCCTTCGATGTGACTGTGGTGAGTTCCAGGTGGATCGGATCCCTTGCAGACATGTGTTCGCATGTTGTGCGAACCAGCGACTGGATTGGAAACTGTATGTCCATGATGTGTATAAGATGGACCAAATTCGGCGGGTGTACCGAGCAAGGTTTAGGCCACTAGGTAATCCTACAACATGGCCTGCTTACAACGGACCTCGGTTCGTACCGAATCCGTACCTTAGACGCGTCACGAAAGGTCACCCCAAGATGACCCGCttcttgaatgagatggacACGCGAATGTTACGTCGTCCTAGGCGATGTAGGCTATGTGGAGCTGAGGGACATAGTCGTAGCAGATGCCGTCAGTCAGCTGGTGCAAATGCCGGCGGAGATGCTCAATAG